One genomic segment of Virgibacillus doumboii includes these proteins:
- a CDS encoding manganese-dependent inorganic pyrophosphatase: MDKTLIFGHKNPDTDTICSALAYADLKKKLGVNAEPARLGSVSKETQFALDYFEVEAPKHIEKAEGDVILVDHNEFQQSVDNISDVRITEVIDHHRVSNFETKEPLYFRAEPVGCTATILNKMYKENGETVSKEIAGLLLSAIISDSLLLKSPTCTPEDVDAAYELADIAGVTLEEYGFEMLQAGADLSDKSVHDLITMDAKEFSMGDAKVEIAQVNAVDTSKIYQHQADLETEIAQIIKDKDLELFLFVVTDILNNDSEVLALGEAKGNVEKAFDVTLDDNNRALLKGVVSRKKQIVTNLTEQFTSKVK, from the coding sequence ATGGATAAGACATTAATTTTCGGTCATAAGAATCCAGACACAGATACAATCTGTTCTGCGTTGGCATATGCAGACTTGAAGAAGAAGCTTGGTGTTAATGCTGAGCCTGCTAGACTGGGGTCTGTCAGCAAGGAAACACAATTTGCATTGGATTATTTCGAAGTAGAGGCTCCAAAGCATATTGAAAAAGCAGAGGGAGACGTTATTTTAGTCGACCATAACGAATTCCAGCAAAGTGTGGACAATATCAGTGATGTTCGAATTACGGAAGTGATTGACCACCACCGTGTATCAAATTTTGAAACGAAAGAACCGTTATATTTCCGTGCTGAGCCAGTTGGCTGTACAGCAACGATTCTTAATAAAATGTATAAAGAAAACGGTGAAACAGTATCTAAAGAGATCGCCGGCCTGTTGCTGTCAGCGATTATTTCAGATTCCCTGCTGTTAAAATCACCAACCTGTACACCTGAAGATGTCGATGCAGCATATGAATTGGCTGATATCGCCGGTGTAACCCTTGAAGAATATGGATTTGAAATGCTGCAGGCAGGTGCAGATTTGAGTGATAAGTCAGTACATGATCTGATCACAATGGATGCAAAAGAATTTTCCATGGGTGATGCTAAAGTGGAAATTGCCCAGGTAAATGCAGTGGACACTAGTAAGATCTATCAGCATCAAGCTGATTTGGAAACAGAGATTGCTCAAATTATTAAAGATAAAGACCTTGAGCTGTTCCTGTTCGTTGTTACTGATATTTTAAACAACGATTCAGAGGTTCTGGCATTGGGTGAAGCAAAGGGTAATGTTGAAAAAGCGTTTGATGTAACGCTGGATGACAACAACCGTGCATTGCTGAAAGGCGTTGTATCACGTAAAAAACAAATCGTAACGAATTTGACTGAGCAATTTACGAGTAAAGTGAAATAA
- a CDS encoding NAD(P)/FAD-dependent oxidoreductase has protein sequence MKKIIVIGSGILGASTAYYLAKSGTKVIIADRQDSGQATDAAAGIVAPWLSKRRNQAWYKLAKGGARIYQDLIQELAGDGETDTGYARVGAINLQTDDEKLIAMKEHAIKRREDAPEIGEITLLDQKQSKEMFPLLSDKYAALHISGAARVDGRALRNALLRAAVKHGTKITQGNARLLFEGTQITGVSINGEKIKADQVIAATGAWTSQLLKPLDMQFDVRAQRAQIVHLRMPGVTPENWPVVKPPINQYMLSFHDRIVVGATHENHVGFDNRVTAGGLKFILSNAIETAPALEDASIIETRVGFRPMTPESVPVIGKLPGFDGLLLANGLGSSGLTTGPYVGKQLANLALDEELDIDLANYDMSRLIKPLN, from the coding sequence ATGAAAAAAATTATCGTTATCGGTTCGGGGATACTTGGTGCTTCAACAGCTTATTACCTTGCCAAGTCCGGTACAAAGGTTATCATAGCAGATCGTCAGGACAGCGGTCAGGCTACCGATGCTGCGGCAGGCATTGTTGCTCCCTGGCTTTCCAAACGCCGGAACCAGGCATGGTATAAACTTGCCAAAGGCGGTGCCCGCATCTATCAGGACCTGATTCAGGAGTTGGCTGGCGATGGTGAAACAGATACCGGGTATGCACGCGTAGGAGCAATCAATCTCCAAACTGATGATGAAAAACTAATCGCTATGAAAGAACATGCCATTAAACGCCGTGAGGATGCACCGGAAATTGGTGAAATCACACTGCTTGACCAGAAACAGTCAAAAGAAATGTTTCCGCTTCTTTCCGATAAATATGCAGCTCTTCACATAAGCGGAGCCGCCCGTGTTGATGGACGCGCATTGCGAAATGCCCTGTTACGAGCAGCAGTTAAGCACGGCACAAAAATAACCCAGGGCAATGCACGGCTGCTGTTTGAAGGGACGCAGATAACCGGTGTTTCCATTAATGGTGAAAAAATAAAAGCAGATCAGGTAATAGCGGCAACCGGTGCGTGGACAAGCCAACTGCTCAAACCTCTTGATATGCAATTTGATGTCAGAGCCCAACGAGCACAGATTGTCCACTTAAGAATGCCCGGTGTGACACCGGAAAACTGGCCGGTTGTTAAGCCGCCTATTAATCAATATATGCTTAGTTTTCATGACCGGATCGTCGTTGGTGCGACACATGAAAATCATGTCGGGTTTGACAATCGCGTCACCGCCGGCGGACTGAAGTTTATTCTTTCCAATGCAATCGAAACAGCTCCTGCACTTGAAGATGCCAGCATAATCGAAACGCGCGTCGGTTTTCGGCCGATGACACCAGAATCTGTCCCGGTAATTGGTAAACTTCCAGGATTTGATGGGCTGCTTTTGGCCAATGGACTCGGCTCCTCTGGCCTGACAACAGGACCGTACGTCGGAAAACAACTGGCTAACCTCGCGTTGGATGAAGAGCTTGATATCGACCTAGCTAATTATGATATGTCAAGGCTGATTAAACCGTTGAATTAA
- a CDS encoding YczE/YyaS/YitT family protein, translated as MGLIFFSFGISVTINVQHLGIHPWDVLNVGLFEIFGFTIGTWNIVCGFTLIVVSWILDKSYIKLGTFLNAFLVGVFVDLFLWLDFLPEASHTWTDGIMMIIGIVLMGFGGGVYNAARVGSGPRDGFMLSISDKLGAPIGRVRIITESSVLVIGLILGGPVFIFTFIFTFIQSPIFQYVFHRIDRIINQIEAKKHIPSPRAREHG; from the coding sequence GTGGGGCTTATTTTTTTTAGTTTTGGAATTTCCGTAACGATTAATGTGCAGCACCTGGGTATTCACCCGTGGGATGTCCTGAATGTAGGTCTTTTTGAGATATTCGGATTTACAATCGGTACATGGAATATCGTTTGCGGGTTTACCCTAATCGTGGTTTCATGGATATTGGATAAAAGCTATATAAAGCTTGGCACTTTTTTAAATGCATTTTTAGTAGGAGTATTTGTCGATCTTTTCTTATGGTTGGATTTTTTACCTGAAGCAAGTCATACCTGGACAGATGGTATCATGATGATTATCGGTATCGTCCTTATGGGGTTCGGCGGTGGCGTATATAATGCAGCACGAGTCGGCTCAGGGCCGCGCGATGGGTTTATGCTGTCGATTTCCGATAAATTGGGTGCTCCGATTGGCAGGGTTCGGATTATAACAGAGAGTTCTGTGCTGGTAATCGGATTGATCCTTGGTGGACCTGTTTTTATTTTCACGTTCATTTTTACATTCATCCAAAGTCCAATATTCCAATATGTTTTTCATCGCATTGACAGAATAATTAATCAAATTGAAGCAAAAAAACACATTCCTTCACCACGAGCGCGTGAACATGGATAA
- a CDS encoding cation diffusion facilitator family transporter has translation MQKIIEYIKKGNVSSGIAALGNTFLAVIKGVAAYFSGSGSMFATAMHSMADAINQGFVFFGSVLSELPPSERFPTGFGRVINIFCMVAVIVVSIMAYETIKEGWHLFQHPSDSGNIWLNVGVLVAAFLIDGFILIKAMKEINKEADAEGEGFILTSAFKNAGKASPATRLVFYEDLVATSSAVFAMAGVLLAQTFGVLKADGIFTMIIGVLMFLVAFRVGYDNMIGLIGVSAPSDVEKEISKKLLKDDSVVDIYRLRTVQEGRTYHVESTLELKKGLSLGEADDIKFRLSDELLRLPEVSDVVLGIIEDNGDEGSWKSKKDNKRD, from the coding sequence ATGCAGAAAATTATAGAATATATAAAAAAAGGAAACGTATCTTCAGGCATTGCTGCACTTGGAAATACATTTTTAGCTGTCATTAAGGGCGTTGCCGCTTATTTCAGCGGGAGTGGATCGATGTTTGCAACAGCTATGCACTCCATGGCAGATGCAATTAACCAGGGCTTTGTCTTTTTTGGAAGTGTACTTTCGGAACTGCCCCCGTCTGAAAGGTTTCCAACCGGTTTTGGAAGGGTAATCAATATCTTTTGTATGGTGGCAGTAATCGTAGTAAGCATTATGGCATATGAAACGATAAAAGAGGGATGGCATCTGTTTCAGCACCCGTCAGATTCCGGAAATATTTGGCTGAATGTGGGTGTTTTAGTTGCAGCATTTTTAATTGATGGATTTATTTTAATTAAAGCGATGAAGGAAATTAATAAAGAAGCTGATGCAGAGGGAGAAGGATTTATTCTTACTTCTGCCTTTAAAAATGCCGGTAAAGCATCACCAGCTACACGTCTTGTATTTTATGAGGATCTAGTGGCTACATCCAGTGCCGTATTTGCCATGGCAGGGGTATTACTGGCACAAACTTTTGGAGTCCTGAAAGCCGACGGGATATTCACAATGATAATTGGGGTATTGATGTTTTTAGTAGCCTTTCGTGTAGGCTATGATAATATGATTGGTTTAATCGGTGTTTCCGCTCCTTCAGACGTGGAGAAGGAGATTTCGAAAAAGCTGCTTAAGGATGATTCTGTTGTTGATATTTATCGGTTAAGAACGGTCCAGGAAGGTCGGACATATCATGTGGAAAGCACGCTTGAACTTAAAAAAGGTCTGTCATTGGGTGAAGCGGACGATATTAAATTTCGATTGAGTGATGAATTATTACGCCTTCCTGAAGTATCGGATGTTGTACTAGGAATAATTGAAGATAATGGTGACGAGGGAAGCTGGAAGTCGAAAAAGGATAATAAGCGCGACTAA
- a CDS encoding sensor domain-containing protein encodes MSFDKSLFFNHVLMNGIQEMVFIIKVDEYNNFYYDFLNNAVLERTILTEEVLGKSIQEVNPKVTADFLTEKYLEAIKTQKSITYEDYYESPDGIKYSETTLTPISEGDDSCAHIVALVKDITQRKLNEFEIQTSKDSIYRNKQRYRSLYEYNLDAILSLDLSGKITNGNNAVESVFGYKAEMLTNSPFTDLIIPEDVNQAQKSLYEVIKGEPIERQLKVLHQSREAIEVIVKLTPIIVNGDIVGIFGIFKDINERIQLGKKVRESEDHFRIIAENSNDLITMIDNKGEIVYVSPSYKEVLGYRQSNYVSKPFLHNVHSDDHERLKESFKKSIHDRTTWKEQFQQKHGNGTYIWSELHGSPVYDETGKFTHMVVVSRNITTRKDYEKRLQHMAYHDVLTGLPNRRSFMNQLTQCLDEITGTNQRLAIIMMDLDRFKLINDRMGHAIGDQVIREFGKRICGIIRDGDILARLGGDEFTLLLPDIGSVKNVIEVVDRIITVMNECWRLEGYEFQTTTSLGIAISSSYTPESADTLLKYADKGLYKTKKAGRNNYRIYDFMKRIYVK; translated from the coding sequence TTGAGTTTTGATAAATCCTTATTTTTTAATCATGTATTAATGAATGGGATTCAAGAAATGGTATTTATTATTAAAGTGGACGAGTACAATAATTTTTACTATGATTTCTTGAATAATGCTGTTTTGGAACGGACTATTTTAACAGAGGAAGTTCTTGGAAAGTCCATTCAGGAAGTGAATCCAAAAGTAACTGCTGATTTTTTGACTGAAAAATATCTGGAAGCAATCAAAACACAAAAAAGTATAACGTATGAAGATTATTATGAATCTCCCGACGGTATTAAATACTCGGAAACAACGTTAACACCTATCAGTGAAGGTGATGACTCATGCGCACATATCGTTGCGCTGGTAAAAGATATCACGCAACGGAAGCTGAATGAATTTGAAATTCAAACGTCAAAAGACTCCATTTACAGAAATAAGCAGAGATATCGATCATTATATGAGTACAATCTGGATGCTATCCTGTCACTTGATTTGAGCGGAAAAATTACCAATGGAAACAATGCAGTTGAATCCGTTTTTGGTTACAAAGCTGAGATGCTTACGAATAGTCCATTTACGGATTTGATCATACCTGAGGACGTCAATCAGGCACAAAAAAGTCTGTATGAGGTGATCAAGGGTGAACCAATCGAGCGTCAATTAAAAGTGCTTCATCAGTCACGGGAAGCGATTGAGGTAATCGTAAAGTTGACACCGATTATTGTAAATGGCGATATTGTTGGTATTTTTGGCATTTTTAAAGATATTAACGAACGAATTCAGTTGGGCAAAAAAGTCAGGGAGAGTGAAGATCATTTCCGGATTATTGCAGAGAACTCAAACGATCTGATAACTATGATTGACAATAAGGGTGAAATCGTTTATGTTTCCCCATCATATAAAGAAGTTCTGGGCTATCGGCAAAGCAACTATGTAAGCAAACCATTTCTGCATAATGTTCATTCGGATGATCATGAAAGACTGAAGGAATCGTTCAAGAAATCAATTCACGATCGGACAACATGGAAGGAACAATTTCAGCAGAAACATGGAAATGGGACCTATATCTGGTCTGAGTTACATGGTTCACCGGTTTACGATGAAACAGGAAAATTTACACATATGGTTGTCGTTTCAAGGAATATTACGACCAGAAAAGATTATGAAAAGCGGCTTCAGCATATGGCATACCACGATGTATTAACCGGATTGCCAAATCGTCGTTCTTTTATGAATCAATTAACACAGTGCCTCGACGAAATAACGGGAACGAACCAGCGACTTGCAATCATAATGATGGATTTGGACCGATTTAAACTGATTAATGATCGGATGGGGCATGCTATCGGTGATCAGGTCATACGTGAATTTGGCAAACGGATCTGTGGAATCATTCGTGACGGTGACATCCTTGCGAGATTGGGCGGCGATGAGTTTACGCTGCTTTTGCCTGATATTGGTTCTGTTAAAAATGTGATTGAAGTAGTCGACCGCATTATTACAGTAATGAATGAATGCTGGCGGTTGGAAGGTTATGAGTTTCAGACAACGACGAGTTTGGGAATTGCGATTTCATCATCTTATACGCCTGAATCAGCAGATACGTTACTGAAGTATGCTGACAAAGGGCTTTATAAAACAAAAAAAGCGGGCCGAAATAATTACAGAATATATGATTTCATGAAACGTATATATGTGAAGTAG
- a CDS encoding DUF3231 family protein, producing MKEITNPFEAAMKVMKTIVDNEPKSPLHVGEVYYCWLYLTTIHEAKIYMQAGLNITSDDELKHVLDKSKKQCGSQAKRLENFMLKEGIQLPPMPEDKPDSNPNDVPLGVKLTDEEIANGVSVKTAYSTSMCATTAAQSIRSDMGLMFMEFLAEKAVFGAELKVLMRKRGWIKVPPYYYPPGKPKQ from the coding sequence GTGAAAGAAATTACAAATCCGTTTGAAGCTGCCATGAAAGTAATGAAGACAATAGTGGATAATGAGCCAAAGTCTCCATTGCATGTTGGTGAGGTCTACTATTGCTGGCTCTATTTAACAACGATACATGAAGCAAAAATATACATGCAGGCAGGATTGAACATTACATCAGATGATGAACTTAAACATGTATTGGATAAAAGCAAAAAACAATGTGGTTCACAAGCAAAACGGCTGGAAAACTTTATGTTAAAAGAGGGAATTCAATTACCGCCAATGCCGGAAGATAAACCGGATTCAAACCCCAACGATGTTCCTTTGGGCGTAAAGCTGACTGACGAAGAAATTGCAAATGGTGTTTCAGTAAAAACAGCATATTCCACCAGCATGTGTGCAACAACGGCCGCACAATCAATACGAAGTGATATGGGGCTCATGTTTATGGAATTTTTAGCAGAAAAGGCCGTGTTCGGTGCGGAATTAAAAGTATTAATGCGTAAACGCGGCTGGATCAAAGTTCCACCATATTATTATCCCCCGGGAAAGCCAAAACAATAA
- a CDS encoding GtrA family protein: MKKQKRKSGPFQFMQFSVIGFANAAIDIGTLNLLLLLFHTDERAMLLLYNTIAYTLAVANSYFWNASITFKKSAESSNRQRILFIVQGVVSLGINNLVFISANTLMEVIGIPNWLRYNVAKGLAMFLSFVASFFMVKYFVFRDFGKNKNVKN; this comes from the coding sequence ATGAAGAAGCAAAAACGTAAGAGCGGACCATTTCAATTCATGCAGTTTAGTGTCATTGGCTTTGCTAATGCTGCAATAGATATTGGAACATTAAATTTATTACTTTTATTATTTCATACAGATGAGCGGGCAATGCTCCTGCTGTATAATACGATTGCTTATACTCTGGCCGTCGCCAACAGCTACTTTTGGAATGCAAGCATTACATTTAAAAAGTCGGCTGAGAGCAGTAACCGGCAGCGGATCCTGTTTATTGTACAAGGCGTGGTGAGTCTTGGTATAAACAATCTGGTATTTATATCTGCCAACACCTTGATGGAAGTCATTGGTATTCCGAATTGGCTTCGTTATAATGTGGCAAAGGGTCTGGCAATGTTCCTGTCATTTGTTGCAAGCTTTTTTATGGTCAAATATTTTGTGTTCAGAGATTTTGGGAAAAATAAGAACGTAAAAAACTGA
- a CDS encoding glycosyltransferase family 4 protein, whose product MSPLKIAIVTETFVPSTDGVVTRLKYCIRYFLNEGHDVRVIAPDLGVYEFEGAEIKGIPARTLPLYRSKKFALPSRKVKGILKAYDPDIVHVVNPGFVGLSGVNYAKKLGYPLLASFHTQVPKYADYYNLPMFKGLLWWYFRKLHNKADLNLCTSEAVKKELQEQSFYNVHVWKRGVDTELFHPDKYNKHMREKLTNGHPEKRLLLYVGRLAPEKEIEKIKSVLEASDEFVLAIVGDGPHRHVLEKHFQGTNTVFTGFMHGEELAAVYASSDVFVFPSTTETLGLVISEAMASGLPLVAAESGPTNEQVEDNYTGLLYDSDKPDDFKETVLRFSDETLRKRLAKAAHKEISDIGWDGQSKQVLDYYKELAGVEEQKLEEQN is encoded by the coding sequence GTGTCACCATTGAAAATTGCAATCGTAACTGAAACTTTCGTGCCGTCAACGGATGGTGTAGTTACCAGATTAAAATACTGTATACGTTATTTCTTAAACGAAGGCCATGATGTTCGTGTTATTGCACCGGACCTTGGGGTATATGAATTTGAGGGAGCGGAAATAAAGGGAATACCGGCTCGGACGCTCCCTTTATACCGTTCCAAAAAATTCGCCCTTCCAAGCAGGAAAGTCAAGGGAATACTTAAAGCGTATGACCCTGACATTGTTCATGTCGTAAATCCGGGCTTTGTCGGTTTGTCTGGAGTTAATTATGCGAAAAAACTTGGATACCCGCTGCTTGCTTCATTTCATACACAAGTGCCGAAATATGCCGATTATTATAATCTGCCTATGTTCAAAGGATTATTATGGTGGTATTTTCGCAAGCTTCATAATAAAGCAGATTTAAATCTGTGTACATCTGAGGCGGTAAAGAAAGAATTGCAGGAGCAGAGCTTTTATAATGTTCATGTCTGGAAACGTGGTGTAGACACTGAACTATTTCACCCTGATAAATATAATAAGCATATGCGGGAGAAGCTAACAAATGGACATCCGGAGAAGAGGCTTTTACTTTACGTAGGAAGGCTGGCTCCGGAAAAAGAAATCGAAAAAATCAAATCGGTATTGGAAGCTTCGGATGAATTTGTATTGGCTATTGTTGGGGACGGACCGCACCGACATGTTCTGGAAAAGCATTTTCAGGGAACGAATACGGTGTTTACCGGTTTTATGCATGGTGAGGAACTAGCGGCGGTTTATGCTTCATCAGATGTTTTTGTATTCCCGTCAACTACGGAAACACTGGGACTGGTAATTTCTGAAGCGATGGCCTCTGGGCTTCCCCTGGTTGCAGCAGAAAGCGGTCCAACCAACGAACAAGTCGAGGATAATTATACCGGATTGCTTTACGATTCGGACAAGCCAGATGATTTTAAAGAAACAGTTCTTCGCTTTTCTGATGAAACGTTAAGGAAACGTTTGGCAAAGGCTGCCCATAAAGAGATTTCAGATATTGGCTGGGATGGTCAGTCGAAGCAGGTACTTGACTACTATAAAGAATTAGCCGGTGTAGAAGAACAGAAATTGGAAGAACAAAACTAA